In a genomic window of Melanotaenia boesemani isolate fMelBoe1 chromosome 1, fMelBoe1.pri, whole genome shotgun sequence:
- the usp10 gene encoding ubiquitin carboxyl-terminal hydrolase 10 isoform X1 codes for MASYSNQYIFGEFSPDEINQFFVTPRCYVELPPFNDKVPCVSQSSGSYCTPAVPYIMESMGLQVCAEDYQRIEFGVDEVMDSKPGVNDPLYKVSSTLNPQAPEFILGCQSAQKAPQTTPPAADVPDGSHFNSLDGPDSEASALDNHQACQDIDGLSGSLGQRKKKKKRPPGYYSYLDPSTNANSSTSAADGAPVTALVNGHALGGPHHSTEDGDSKVLSGVELATPGPVSTATSTAAVLDSTSTANQRTCDSPDDSSLDLTSGAASLSDGNNATSSSPSSSQSRRMAEGPRTADQQPDHLAPQSPELSDTPQSPRSKSPLTPSAAVATPSVITSITTTEEEGKEVADSGVANGLEEPNTSVSAEGHKEDYESGELTQHLTPDSAAQPIVMEQAHSPANPAAPTANLPKSWASLFHNSKPLPGGPQAFVEVKNVVEVVSSSPATPEQPEKVGEVKEGPVHVSEDPMAPKLAELIQNVKLIHKPVSLQPRGLINKGNWCYINATLQALIACPPMYHLMKAIPVHNETQRPCTSTPMIDNFVRLVNEFNNMPVPSKTKQQAVGDKVVKDIRPGAPFEPTYIYRLLTLIKSSLSEKGRQEDAEEYLGFTLNGLHEEMLALKKLISPQEEKAPTPNGPESQPGVEEDVADKEEEGSDDEWEQVGPRNKISITRQADFVRTPITDIFGGHIRSVVYQQNSKESATLQPFFTLQLDIQSDKIRTVQEALETLVARESVQGYTSKTKQEIEISRRVTLEELPPVLVLHLKRFVFEKTGGCQKLTKNIDYPVDLEISKDLLSSGVRSKVMKGQRTYRLFAVVYHHGNSATGGHYTTDVFHIGLNGWLRIDDQAVKVINQYQVVKQTAERTAYLLYYRRVDLL; via the exons TACATCTTCGGGGAATTCAGCCCTGATGAGATCAATCAGTTCTTTGTGACTCCTCGATGTTATGTTGAG CTTCCTCCGTTCAATGACAAAGTTCCATGTGTCAGTCAGTCTTCTG GAAGTTACTGCACTCCTGCTGTACCTTATATTATGGAGTCTATGGGACTGCAGGTCTGCG caGAAGACTATCAGCGCATTGAGTTTGGCGTTGACGAGGTGATGGATTCCAAGCCTGGGGTGAACGATCCTTTGTACAAGGTGTCTAGCACTCTCAATCCCCAGGCTCCAGAGTTCATCCTGGGCTGCCAGTCAGCCCAGAAGGCTCCACAGACAACTCCTCCAGCAGCTGATGTCCCCGATGGGAGCCATTTCAACTCGCTGGATGGGCCTGACTCGGAGGCCTCAGCCCTGGACAATCACCAGGCCTGCCAGGACATAGACGGACTCTCTGGCAGCCTGGGACAgcgaaagaaaaagaaaaagcgacCACCCGGGTACTACAGCTACTTAGATCCATCAACTAACGCAAACAGCAGCACTAGTGCAGCAGATGGCGCGCCTGTGACAGCACTAGTGAATGGACATGCACTTGGAGGTCCACACCACAGTACTGAGGATGGGGACAGTAAGGTATTGTCAGGGGTTGAACTTGCCACCCCTGGACCTGTCTCCACAGCAACATCAACAGCTGCTGTGTTGGACTCCACATCCACTGCCAATCAGAGGACTTGTGATAGCCCTGATGACTCTTCTTTGGACTTAACAAGTGGAGCTGCCTCTTTATCAGATGGCAACAATGCAACttcttcctctccatcctcctctcAAAGCAGAAGGATGGCAGAGGGACCAAGGACTGCAGATCAGCAGCCTGATCATTTGGCTCCACAGAGCCCTGAACTTTCAGATACCCCACAAAGCCCTCGCTCCAAATCACCTCTTACTCCTTCAGCTGCTGTGGCCACCCCCTCTGTCATCACTTCCATTACGACTACTGAAGAAGAGGGAAAGGAGGTTGCAGACAGTGGGGTGGCCAATGGGCTAGAAGAACCTAATACTTCTGTCAGTGCAGAAGGACACAAAGAAGACTATGAGAGTGGGGAGCTGACTCAGCATCTCACCCCAGACTCTGCTGCACAGCCCATAGTGATGGAGCAGGCACATTCGCCTGCAAATCCAGCTGCACCTACTGCCAATCTTCCTAAATCTTGGGCTAGCCTCTTTCACAACTCCAAGCCTCTACCTGGGGGCCCTCAGGCCTTTGTGGAGGTAAAGAATGTTGTGGAAGTTGTGTCTTCCTCCCCTGCCACTCCCGAGCAACCTGAAAAAGTCGGAGAGGTAAAAGAAGGTCCTGTCCATGTGTCAGAGGATCCTATGGCCCCAAAGCTTGCAG AACTTATTCAGAATGTGAAGTTGATACATAAACCAGTGTCTTTGCAGCCAAGAGGACTGATCAACAAAGGAAACTGGTGCTATATCAATGCT ACCCTACAGGCCCTGATCGCATGCCCTCCCATGTATCACCTGATGAAGGCCATTCCTGTGCATAATGAAACACAGAGACCATGCACCTCCACGCCCATGATAGACAACTT TGTAAGGTTGGTGAATGAGTTCAACAATATGCCTGTGCCATCTAAAACCAAACAGCAAG CTGTAGGTGATAAGGTCGTAAAAGACATCCGGCCTGGTGCACCTTTTGAACCAACTTACATTTATAGACTCCTCACTCTCATCAAGTCAAGCCTTTCGGAGAAG GGTCGACAAGAGGATGCGGAGGAGTACCTTGGGTTCACACTCAACGGATTGCACGAGGAGATGCTGGCATTGAAAAAACTAATCTCGCCTCAGGAAGAGA AAGCTCCCACACCCAATGGACCAGAGTCCCAACCCGGTGTGGAGGAGGATGTTGCTGATAAGGAGGAAGAAGGAAGTGATGATGAGTGGGAACAAGTGGGTCCCAGAAACAAGATTTCCATCACTCGCCAAGCTGACTTTGTCCGCACACCCATTACTGATATCTTTGGTGGACACATCAG ATCAGTGGTATATCAACAAAATTCCAAGGAGTCGGCCACTCTGCAGCCTTTCTTCACCCTGCAGCTGGACATCCAGTCTGACAAGATCCGCACAGTTCAGGAAGCTCTAGAAACATTAGTGGCCCGAGAGTCTGTGCAGGGCTACACTTCCAAAACCAAGCAAGAG aTTGAGATAAGTCGGAGGGTGACTCTGGAAGAGCTGCCACCCGTGCTGGTTCTTCATCTCAAGAGGTTTGTCTTTGAAAAGACTGGAGGCTGCCAGAAACTGACAAAGAACATTGATTACCCCGTTGACCTGGAAATCAGCAAAG atctcTTGTCCTCTGGAGTGCGAAGCAAAGTTATGAAAGGCCAAAGAACTTACAGGCTCTTTGCAG TTGTCTATCACCATGGAAATAGCGCAACTGGCGGTCATTACACCACTGATGTCTTCCACATTGGTCTTAACGGCTGGCTGCGCATCGACGACCAGGCAGTGAAAGTCATCAACCAGTACCAAGTGGTGAAGCAGACTGCAGAGCGCACCGCCTACCTGCTGTACTACCGCCGCGTTGACTTGCTGTAG
- the usp10 gene encoding ubiquitin carboxyl-terminal hydrolase 10 isoform X3 translates to MASYSNQYIFGEFSPDEINQFFVTPRCYVELPPFNDKVPCVSQSSAEDYQRIEFGVDEVMDSKPGVNDPLYKVSSTLNPQAPEFILGCQSAQKAPQTTPPAADVPDGSHFNSLDGPDSEASALDNHQACQDIDGLSGSLGQRKKKKKRPPGYYSYLDPSTNANSSTSAADGAPVTALVNGHALGGPHHSTEDGDSKVLSGVELATPGPVSTATSTAAVLDSTSTANQRTCDSPDDSSLDLTSGAASLSDGNNATSSSPSSSQSRRMAEGPRTADQQPDHLAPQSPELSDTPQSPRSKSPLTPSAAVATPSVITSITTTEEEGKEVADSGVANGLEEPNTSVSAEGHKEDYESGELTQHLTPDSAAQPIVMEQAHSPANPAAPTANLPKSWASLFHNSKPLPGGPQAFVEVKNVVEVVSSSPATPEQPEKVGEVKEGPVHVSEDPMAPKLAELIQNVKLIHKPVSLQPRGLINKGNWCYINATLQALIACPPMYHLMKAIPVHNETQRPCTSTPMIDNFVRLVNEFNNMPVPSKTKQQAVGDKVVKDIRPGAPFEPTYIYRLLTLIKSSLSEKGRQEDAEEYLGFTLNGLHEEMLALKKLISPQEEKAPTPNGPESQPGVEEDVADKEEEGSDDEWEQVGPRNKISITRQADFVRTPITDIFGGHIRSVVYQQNSKESATLQPFFTLQLDIQSDKIRTVQEALETLVARESVQGYTSKTKQEIEISRRVTLEELPPVLVLHLKRFVFEKTGGCQKLTKNIDYPVDLEISKDLLSSGVRSKVMKGQRTYRLFAVVYHHGNSATGGHYTTDVFHIGLNGWLRIDDQAVKVINQYQVVKQTAERTAYLLYYRRVDLL, encoded by the exons TACATCTTCGGGGAATTCAGCCCTGATGAGATCAATCAGTTCTTTGTGACTCCTCGATGTTATGTTGAG CTTCCTCCGTTCAATGACAAAGTTCCATGTGTCAGTCAGTCTTCTG caGAAGACTATCAGCGCATTGAGTTTGGCGTTGACGAGGTGATGGATTCCAAGCCTGGGGTGAACGATCCTTTGTACAAGGTGTCTAGCACTCTCAATCCCCAGGCTCCAGAGTTCATCCTGGGCTGCCAGTCAGCCCAGAAGGCTCCACAGACAACTCCTCCAGCAGCTGATGTCCCCGATGGGAGCCATTTCAACTCGCTGGATGGGCCTGACTCGGAGGCCTCAGCCCTGGACAATCACCAGGCCTGCCAGGACATAGACGGACTCTCTGGCAGCCTGGGACAgcgaaagaaaaagaaaaagcgacCACCCGGGTACTACAGCTACTTAGATCCATCAACTAACGCAAACAGCAGCACTAGTGCAGCAGATGGCGCGCCTGTGACAGCACTAGTGAATGGACATGCACTTGGAGGTCCACACCACAGTACTGAGGATGGGGACAGTAAGGTATTGTCAGGGGTTGAACTTGCCACCCCTGGACCTGTCTCCACAGCAACATCAACAGCTGCTGTGTTGGACTCCACATCCACTGCCAATCAGAGGACTTGTGATAGCCCTGATGACTCTTCTTTGGACTTAACAAGTGGAGCTGCCTCTTTATCAGATGGCAACAATGCAACttcttcctctccatcctcctctcAAAGCAGAAGGATGGCAGAGGGACCAAGGACTGCAGATCAGCAGCCTGATCATTTGGCTCCACAGAGCCCTGAACTTTCAGATACCCCACAAAGCCCTCGCTCCAAATCACCTCTTACTCCTTCAGCTGCTGTGGCCACCCCCTCTGTCATCACTTCCATTACGACTACTGAAGAAGAGGGAAAGGAGGTTGCAGACAGTGGGGTGGCCAATGGGCTAGAAGAACCTAATACTTCTGTCAGTGCAGAAGGACACAAAGAAGACTATGAGAGTGGGGAGCTGACTCAGCATCTCACCCCAGACTCTGCTGCACAGCCCATAGTGATGGAGCAGGCACATTCGCCTGCAAATCCAGCTGCACCTACTGCCAATCTTCCTAAATCTTGGGCTAGCCTCTTTCACAACTCCAAGCCTCTACCTGGGGGCCCTCAGGCCTTTGTGGAGGTAAAGAATGTTGTGGAAGTTGTGTCTTCCTCCCCTGCCACTCCCGAGCAACCTGAAAAAGTCGGAGAGGTAAAAGAAGGTCCTGTCCATGTGTCAGAGGATCCTATGGCCCCAAAGCTTGCAG AACTTATTCAGAATGTGAAGTTGATACATAAACCAGTGTCTTTGCAGCCAAGAGGACTGATCAACAAAGGAAACTGGTGCTATATCAATGCT ACCCTACAGGCCCTGATCGCATGCCCTCCCATGTATCACCTGATGAAGGCCATTCCTGTGCATAATGAAACACAGAGACCATGCACCTCCACGCCCATGATAGACAACTT TGTAAGGTTGGTGAATGAGTTCAACAATATGCCTGTGCCATCTAAAACCAAACAGCAAG CTGTAGGTGATAAGGTCGTAAAAGACATCCGGCCTGGTGCACCTTTTGAACCAACTTACATTTATAGACTCCTCACTCTCATCAAGTCAAGCCTTTCGGAGAAG GGTCGACAAGAGGATGCGGAGGAGTACCTTGGGTTCACACTCAACGGATTGCACGAGGAGATGCTGGCATTGAAAAAACTAATCTCGCCTCAGGAAGAGA AAGCTCCCACACCCAATGGACCAGAGTCCCAACCCGGTGTGGAGGAGGATGTTGCTGATAAGGAGGAAGAAGGAAGTGATGATGAGTGGGAACAAGTGGGTCCCAGAAACAAGATTTCCATCACTCGCCAAGCTGACTTTGTCCGCACACCCATTACTGATATCTTTGGTGGACACATCAG ATCAGTGGTATATCAACAAAATTCCAAGGAGTCGGCCACTCTGCAGCCTTTCTTCACCCTGCAGCTGGACATCCAGTCTGACAAGATCCGCACAGTTCAGGAAGCTCTAGAAACATTAGTGGCCCGAGAGTCTGTGCAGGGCTACACTTCCAAAACCAAGCAAGAG aTTGAGATAAGTCGGAGGGTGACTCTGGAAGAGCTGCCACCCGTGCTGGTTCTTCATCTCAAGAGGTTTGTCTTTGAAAAGACTGGAGGCTGCCAGAAACTGACAAAGAACATTGATTACCCCGTTGACCTGGAAATCAGCAAAG atctcTTGTCCTCTGGAGTGCGAAGCAAAGTTATGAAAGGCCAAAGAACTTACAGGCTCTTTGCAG TTGTCTATCACCATGGAAATAGCGCAACTGGCGGTCATTACACCACTGATGTCTTCCACATTGGTCTTAACGGCTGGCTGCGCATCGACGACCAGGCAGTGAAAGTCATCAACCAGTACCAAGTGGTGAAGCAGACTGCAGAGCGCACCGCCTACCTGCTGTACTACCGCCGCGTTGACTTGCTGTAG
- the usp10 gene encoding ubiquitin carboxyl-terminal hydrolase 10 isoform X4, with translation MASYSNQYIFGEFSPDEINQFFVTPRCYVELPPFNDKVPCVSQSSEDYQRIEFGVDEVMDSKPGVNDPLYKVSSTLNPQAPEFILGCQSAQKAPQTTPPAADVPDGSHFNSLDGPDSEASALDNHQACQDIDGLSGSLGQRKKKKKRPPGYYSYLDPSTNANSSTSAADGAPVTALVNGHALGGPHHSTEDGDSKVLSGVELATPGPVSTATSTAAVLDSTSTANQRTCDSPDDSSLDLTSGAASLSDGNNATSSSPSSSQSRRMAEGPRTADQQPDHLAPQSPELSDTPQSPRSKSPLTPSAAVATPSVITSITTTEEEGKEVADSGVANGLEEPNTSVSAEGHKEDYESGELTQHLTPDSAAQPIVMEQAHSPANPAAPTANLPKSWASLFHNSKPLPGGPQAFVEVKNVVEVVSSSPATPEQPEKVGEVKEGPVHVSEDPMAPKLAELIQNVKLIHKPVSLQPRGLINKGNWCYINATLQALIACPPMYHLMKAIPVHNETQRPCTSTPMIDNFVRLVNEFNNMPVPSKTKQQAVGDKVVKDIRPGAPFEPTYIYRLLTLIKSSLSEKGRQEDAEEYLGFTLNGLHEEMLALKKLISPQEEKAPTPNGPESQPGVEEDVADKEEEGSDDEWEQVGPRNKISITRQADFVRTPITDIFGGHIRSVVYQQNSKESATLQPFFTLQLDIQSDKIRTVQEALETLVARESVQGYTSKTKQEIEISRRVTLEELPPVLVLHLKRFVFEKTGGCQKLTKNIDYPVDLEISKDLLSSGVRSKVMKGQRTYRLFAVVYHHGNSATGGHYTTDVFHIGLNGWLRIDDQAVKVINQYQVVKQTAERTAYLLYYRRVDLL, from the exons TACATCTTCGGGGAATTCAGCCCTGATGAGATCAATCAGTTCTTTGTGACTCCTCGATGTTATGTTGAG CTTCCTCCGTTCAATGACAAAGTTCCATGTGTCAGTCAGTCTTCTG AAGACTATCAGCGCATTGAGTTTGGCGTTGACGAGGTGATGGATTCCAAGCCTGGGGTGAACGATCCTTTGTACAAGGTGTCTAGCACTCTCAATCCCCAGGCTCCAGAGTTCATCCTGGGCTGCCAGTCAGCCCAGAAGGCTCCACAGACAACTCCTCCAGCAGCTGATGTCCCCGATGGGAGCCATTTCAACTCGCTGGATGGGCCTGACTCGGAGGCCTCAGCCCTGGACAATCACCAGGCCTGCCAGGACATAGACGGACTCTCTGGCAGCCTGGGACAgcgaaagaaaaagaaaaagcgacCACCCGGGTACTACAGCTACTTAGATCCATCAACTAACGCAAACAGCAGCACTAGTGCAGCAGATGGCGCGCCTGTGACAGCACTAGTGAATGGACATGCACTTGGAGGTCCACACCACAGTACTGAGGATGGGGACAGTAAGGTATTGTCAGGGGTTGAACTTGCCACCCCTGGACCTGTCTCCACAGCAACATCAACAGCTGCTGTGTTGGACTCCACATCCACTGCCAATCAGAGGACTTGTGATAGCCCTGATGACTCTTCTTTGGACTTAACAAGTGGAGCTGCCTCTTTATCAGATGGCAACAATGCAACttcttcctctccatcctcctctcAAAGCAGAAGGATGGCAGAGGGACCAAGGACTGCAGATCAGCAGCCTGATCATTTGGCTCCACAGAGCCCTGAACTTTCAGATACCCCACAAAGCCCTCGCTCCAAATCACCTCTTACTCCTTCAGCTGCTGTGGCCACCCCCTCTGTCATCACTTCCATTACGACTACTGAAGAAGAGGGAAAGGAGGTTGCAGACAGTGGGGTGGCCAATGGGCTAGAAGAACCTAATACTTCTGTCAGTGCAGAAGGACACAAAGAAGACTATGAGAGTGGGGAGCTGACTCAGCATCTCACCCCAGACTCTGCTGCACAGCCCATAGTGATGGAGCAGGCACATTCGCCTGCAAATCCAGCTGCACCTACTGCCAATCTTCCTAAATCTTGGGCTAGCCTCTTTCACAACTCCAAGCCTCTACCTGGGGGCCCTCAGGCCTTTGTGGAGGTAAAGAATGTTGTGGAAGTTGTGTCTTCCTCCCCTGCCACTCCCGAGCAACCTGAAAAAGTCGGAGAGGTAAAAGAAGGTCCTGTCCATGTGTCAGAGGATCCTATGGCCCCAAAGCTTGCAG AACTTATTCAGAATGTGAAGTTGATACATAAACCAGTGTCTTTGCAGCCAAGAGGACTGATCAACAAAGGAAACTGGTGCTATATCAATGCT ACCCTACAGGCCCTGATCGCATGCCCTCCCATGTATCACCTGATGAAGGCCATTCCTGTGCATAATGAAACACAGAGACCATGCACCTCCACGCCCATGATAGACAACTT TGTAAGGTTGGTGAATGAGTTCAACAATATGCCTGTGCCATCTAAAACCAAACAGCAAG CTGTAGGTGATAAGGTCGTAAAAGACATCCGGCCTGGTGCACCTTTTGAACCAACTTACATTTATAGACTCCTCACTCTCATCAAGTCAAGCCTTTCGGAGAAG GGTCGACAAGAGGATGCGGAGGAGTACCTTGGGTTCACACTCAACGGATTGCACGAGGAGATGCTGGCATTGAAAAAACTAATCTCGCCTCAGGAAGAGA AAGCTCCCACACCCAATGGACCAGAGTCCCAACCCGGTGTGGAGGAGGATGTTGCTGATAAGGAGGAAGAAGGAAGTGATGATGAGTGGGAACAAGTGGGTCCCAGAAACAAGATTTCCATCACTCGCCAAGCTGACTTTGTCCGCACACCCATTACTGATATCTTTGGTGGACACATCAG ATCAGTGGTATATCAACAAAATTCCAAGGAGTCGGCCACTCTGCAGCCTTTCTTCACCCTGCAGCTGGACATCCAGTCTGACAAGATCCGCACAGTTCAGGAAGCTCTAGAAACATTAGTGGCCCGAGAGTCTGTGCAGGGCTACACTTCCAAAACCAAGCAAGAG aTTGAGATAAGTCGGAGGGTGACTCTGGAAGAGCTGCCACCCGTGCTGGTTCTTCATCTCAAGAGGTTTGTCTTTGAAAAGACTGGAGGCTGCCAGAAACTGACAAAGAACATTGATTACCCCGTTGACCTGGAAATCAGCAAAG atctcTTGTCCTCTGGAGTGCGAAGCAAAGTTATGAAAGGCCAAAGAACTTACAGGCTCTTTGCAG TTGTCTATCACCATGGAAATAGCGCAACTGGCGGTCATTACACCACTGATGTCTTCCACATTGGTCTTAACGGCTGGCTGCGCATCGACGACCAGGCAGTGAAAGTCATCAACCAGTACCAAGTGGTGAAGCAGACTGCAGAGCGCACCGCCTACCTGCTGTACTACCGCCGCGTTGACTTGCTGTAG
- the usp10 gene encoding ubiquitin carboxyl-terminal hydrolase 10 isoform X2 produces MASYSNQYIFGEFSPDEINQFFVTPRCYVELPPFNDKVPCVSQSSGSYCTPAVPYIMESMGLQVCEDYQRIEFGVDEVMDSKPGVNDPLYKVSSTLNPQAPEFILGCQSAQKAPQTTPPAADVPDGSHFNSLDGPDSEASALDNHQACQDIDGLSGSLGQRKKKKKRPPGYYSYLDPSTNANSSTSAADGAPVTALVNGHALGGPHHSTEDGDSKVLSGVELATPGPVSTATSTAAVLDSTSTANQRTCDSPDDSSLDLTSGAASLSDGNNATSSSPSSSQSRRMAEGPRTADQQPDHLAPQSPELSDTPQSPRSKSPLTPSAAVATPSVITSITTTEEEGKEVADSGVANGLEEPNTSVSAEGHKEDYESGELTQHLTPDSAAQPIVMEQAHSPANPAAPTANLPKSWASLFHNSKPLPGGPQAFVEVKNVVEVVSSSPATPEQPEKVGEVKEGPVHVSEDPMAPKLAELIQNVKLIHKPVSLQPRGLINKGNWCYINATLQALIACPPMYHLMKAIPVHNETQRPCTSTPMIDNFVRLVNEFNNMPVPSKTKQQAVGDKVVKDIRPGAPFEPTYIYRLLTLIKSSLSEKGRQEDAEEYLGFTLNGLHEEMLALKKLISPQEEKAPTPNGPESQPGVEEDVADKEEEGSDDEWEQVGPRNKISITRQADFVRTPITDIFGGHIRSVVYQQNSKESATLQPFFTLQLDIQSDKIRTVQEALETLVARESVQGYTSKTKQEIEISRRVTLEELPPVLVLHLKRFVFEKTGGCQKLTKNIDYPVDLEISKDLLSSGVRSKVMKGQRTYRLFAVVYHHGNSATGGHYTTDVFHIGLNGWLRIDDQAVKVINQYQVVKQTAERTAYLLYYRRVDLL; encoded by the exons TACATCTTCGGGGAATTCAGCCCTGATGAGATCAATCAGTTCTTTGTGACTCCTCGATGTTATGTTGAG CTTCCTCCGTTCAATGACAAAGTTCCATGTGTCAGTCAGTCTTCTG GAAGTTACTGCACTCCTGCTGTACCTTATATTATGGAGTCTATGGGACTGCAGGTCTGCG AAGACTATCAGCGCATTGAGTTTGGCGTTGACGAGGTGATGGATTCCAAGCCTGGGGTGAACGATCCTTTGTACAAGGTGTCTAGCACTCTCAATCCCCAGGCTCCAGAGTTCATCCTGGGCTGCCAGTCAGCCCAGAAGGCTCCACAGACAACTCCTCCAGCAGCTGATGTCCCCGATGGGAGCCATTTCAACTCGCTGGATGGGCCTGACTCGGAGGCCTCAGCCCTGGACAATCACCAGGCCTGCCAGGACATAGACGGACTCTCTGGCAGCCTGGGACAgcgaaagaaaaagaaaaagcgacCACCCGGGTACTACAGCTACTTAGATCCATCAACTAACGCAAACAGCAGCACTAGTGCAGCAGATGGCGCGCCTGTGACAGCACTAGTGAATGGACATGCACTTGGAGGTCCACACCACAGTACTGAGGATGGGGACAGTAAGGTATTGTCAGGGGTTGAACTTGCCACCCCTGGACCTGTCTCCACAGCAACATCAACAGCTGCTGTGTTGGACTCCACATCCACTGCCAATCAGAGGACTTGTGATAGCCCTGATGACTCTTCTTTGGACTTAACAAGTGGAGCTGCCTCTTTATCAGATGGCAACAATGCAACttcttcctctccatcctcctctcAAAGCAGAAGGATGGCAGAGGGACCAAGGACTGCAGATCAGCAGCCTGATCATTTGGCTCCACAGAGCCCTGAACTTTCAGATACCCCACAAAGCCCTCGCTCCAAATCACCTCTTACTCCTTCAGCTGCTGTGGCCACCCCCTCTGTCATCACTTCCATTACGACTACTGAAGAAGAGGGAAAGGAGGTTGCAGACAGTGGGGTGGCCAATGGGCTAGAAGAACCTAATACTTCTGTCAGTGCAGAAGGACACAAAGAAGACTATGAGAGTGGGGAGCTGACTCAGCATCTCACCCCAGACTCTGCTGCACAGCCCATAGTGATGGAGCAGGCACATTCGCCTGCAAATCCAGCTGCACCTACTGCCAATCTTCCTAAATCTTGGGCTAGCCTCTTTCACAACTCCAAGCCTCTACCTGGGGGCCCTCAGGCCTTTGTGGAGGTAAAGAATGTTGTGGAAGTTGTGTCTTCCTCCCCTGCCACTCCCGAGCAACCTGAAAAAGTCGGAGAGGTAAAAGAAGGTCCTGTCCATGTGTCAGAGGATCCTATGGCCCCAAAGCTTGCAG AACTTATTCAGAATGTGAAGTTGATACATAAACCAGTGTCTTTGCAGCCAAGAGGACTGATCAACAAAGGAAACTGGTGCTATATCAATGCT ACCCTACAGGCCCTGATCGCATGCCCTCCCATGTATCACCTGATGAAGGCCATTCCTGTGCATAATGAAACACAGAGACCATGCACCTCCACGCCCATGATAGACAACTT TGTAAGGTTGGTGAATGAGTTCAACAATATGCCTGTGCCATCTAAAACCAAACAGCAAG CTGTAGGTGATAAGGTCGTAAAAGACATCCGGCCTGGTGCACCTTTTGAACCAACTTACATTTATAGACTCCTCACTCTCATCAAGTCAAGCCTTTCGGAGAAG GGTCGACAAGAGGATGCGGAGGAGTACCTTGGGTTCACACTCAACGGATTGCACGAGGAGATGCTGGCATTGAAAAAACTAATCTCGCCTCAGGAAGAGA AAGCTCCCACACCCAATGGACCAGAGTCCCAACCCGGTGTGGAGGAGGATGTTGCTGATAAGGAGGAAGAAGGAAGTGATGATGAGTGGGAACAAGTGGGTCCCAGAAACAAGATTTCCATCACTCGCCAAGCTGACTTTGTCCGCACACCCATTACTGATATCTTTGGTGGACACATCAG ATCAGTGGTATATCAACAAAATTCCAAGGAGTCGGCCACTCTGCAGCCTTTCTTCACCCTGCAGCTGGACATCCAGTCTGACAAGATCCGCACAGTTCAGGAAGCTCTAGAAACATTAGTGGCCCGAGAGTCTGTGCAGGGCTACACTTCCAAAACCAAGCAAGAG aTTGAGATAAGTCGGAGGGTGACTCTGGAAGAGCTGCCACCCGTGCTGGTTCTTCATCTCAAGAGGTTTGTCTTTGAAAAGACTGGAGGCTGCCAGAAACTGACAAAGAACATTGATTACCCCGTTGACCTGGAAATCAGCAAAG atctcTTGTCCTCTGGAGTGCGAAGCAAAGTTATGAAAGGCCAAAGAACTTACAGGCTCTTTGCAG TTGTCTATCACCATGGAAATAGCGCAACTGGCGGTCATTACACCACTGATGTCTTCCACATTGGTCTTAACGGCTGGCTGCGCATCGACGACCAGGCAGTGAAAGTCATCAACCAGTACCAAGTGGTGAAGCAGACTGCAGAGCGCACCGCCTACCTGCTGTACTACCGCCGCGTTGACTTGCTGTAG